In a genomic window of Panthera tigris isolate Pti1 chromosome D4, P.tigris_Pti1_mat1.1, whole genome shotgun sequence:
- the LOC122233022 gene encoding spermatogenesis-associated protein 31D4-like isoform X2 translates to MCNIRSPLGRQRDTIHFRQLLCPDPFCEVCNNTTAEINRMLYPEALEDATPLGSTAPVTDSLFTSSPAFSADPPGDLISASLPEPSLPLASTFPPNPMTPLADYVPLSPPDHSWPPQPCPPLESDFPEDHFPPQPLAVSPLPPCDAQTVDPVVQPEAKLSLNTIFSLDSPVSQDVNSLSELSQTKNPTETCACHHAPPTLSVSPPPDSTLTVAQSKSVSITLKPVPENSSPDGPVGLSTHIPTTTGTDHASSCVSDFSWCKTHAKEFFPSTLAQCDFSQEILALRSEASSRGDPVPYVVEPGSLSFLSPEVLALLEKQVQKRSDFLIWKGKKGSFPKQLRPDYTLNSLGKMSESVAAQPDLAASLPFWNSKDKSKELHVHQQPPYPTTLVEVHLQPTPLQLFWGLPTLDTESLPPVAHVSEDCSSTFIFNRISTSTDQESPGLPPPLPQALPEIQPQPQPQPQPLPPTQVQPETYLQSPLPILPSSPLPQIKSCGVCFHRPQNELESLIPSEIQDLEWNVLQKQQASLWGLPAVVQRSHEAFCPSAPNLSNRRAFQAHGAVSILPGQFPLSDELRKKLEHHLRKRLIQHRWGLPRRIHESLSLMRPPKNFSNIPEVGHYRRLQQTSKSQSSNTLNVGLSQPESFHEGDSEMLQLEDPFGKDLGNNPENGPKDHLLSDPESSSDKDMGYDAEEELMSPPENTSRASVERLGQRQLENVLRIHLSKKLEEINEGQLPGTVHSSWHTMNQTLLHPEKSHTEIQQRVLPPSVGGEYCLNTSRELSFIESNAQQMPESHIKQCHHRMVEGLPPKDLESIAIFKLKEAPSQSLSHSNLACSTNLISGSNSKSGDFKSLRGSSKSLHGDKVGTANSAPILGHSFPATSTVGKEGQGIPAKSPHPINHGLAEEVQEMKDGRQTLQPIRQSSIGKASQTQTVPANRWPSKQPARQAGTRHETKDKTVNPSDRVKMQQDKMVVNPEPVSVPKVSRESFRVEEPDGRQSKPRDILTTSQPGSPQMINVNANEDKRTVTIKSHPPNISIPQDPNLTEQLYKELKLKLEQRQQRWAQSKDNDLPPSTSKASLTHDQEDSSGDMGASQVLHVRVQDTGISTEQQQDTWVPKHVLRKHQHKNLPPATETVSPPCSKAQEFGGGDAGLGTSQPIRKSCPPRDVALVEKPGSQSSRTLSQKGQPPRESLFRKKVKAILQWLNPGRKCKRQENSQEKGILPCVQSRGMVQGRAAFTGRTEAQKLRKDGGKFLEEKMGHRHATDSACPQQPLLSSAKFGKTRKEAQVQAQAQPAQGPPLSYRAPSCKERNTKSCHQQAVFVGHSHCPSITQIRDKGRHRQEAVALKGQLLCQNHRLSVPHREPVPHPHCTCRHQAGQGFQPLSPLLKARYLEICVYHLDRKPLSRISRGGNFAARIP, encoded by the exons ATGTGTAATATAAGGAG CCCCCTAGGCCGGCAACGTGATACAATCCACTTTCGTCAACTGTTATGTCCAGACCCCTTCTGTGAGGTGTGTAATAACACAACTGCTGAGATCAATCGGATGCTGTACCCAGAGGCCCTCGAAGATGCTACTCCCTTGGGGTCCACAGCTCCTGTGACTGACTCATTGTTCACTTCATCCCCTGCCTTCTCAGCAGACCCTCCAGGAGACCTAATATCAGCTTCTCTGCCTGAGCCTTCCCTGCCACTTGCCTCCACCTTCCCACCTAACCCAATGACCCCCTTGGCTGACTATGTTCCACTCTCACCACCGGATCACTCTTGGCCACCACAGCCTTGTCCTCCCTTGGAATCTGATTTCCCTGAGGACCATTTCCCACCCCAACCCCTTGCCGTTTCCCCTCTCCCACCGTGTGATGCTCAGACAGTGGACCCTGTTGTTCAACCAGAGGCCAAATTGTCTCTAAATACCATCTTCTCTCTTGACTCCCCCGTTTCCCAAGATGTCAACTCCTTATCGGAGTTGTCCCAGACAAAGAATCCCACTGAGACCTGTGCTTGTCATCATGCACCACCAACCCTGTCTGTTTCACCACCACCAGACAGCACTTTAACTGTGGCTCAATCTAAATCAGTTTCCATCACCTTGAAGCCTGTTCCGGAGAACTCATCTCCAGATGGCCCTGTTGGATTGTCCACTCATATCCCAACAACCACAGGCACTGACCATGCAAGCTCATGTGTCTCAGACTTCTCTTGGTGCAAAACTCATGCCAAAGAGTTCTTCCCTTCTACCTTGGCTCAATGTGATTTCAGCCAAGAGATTCTTGCCCTCCGTTCTGAGGCTTCTTCCAGGGGAGACCCTGTGCCCTACGTTGTAGAGCCTGGCAGCCTGTCTTTCCTCAGCCCTGAAGTCCTGGCACTTCTGGAGAAACAAGTCCAAAAGAGGAGTGATTTCTTGatatggaagggaaagaagggttCTTTTCCAAAACAACTCAGGCCAGACTACACACTaaattctttgggaaaaatgtCAGAGTCAGTTGCTGCCCAGCCTGACTTGGcagcctcccttcctttctggaaCAGCAAAGACAAATCAAAGGAGCTACATGTGCATCAGCAGCCCCCCTATCCTACAACCTTGGTAGAGGTCCATTTACAGCCAACACCTTTGCAGCTCTTCTGGGGTCTCCCAACTCTGGATACTGAGTCTTTGCCCCCTGTTGCCCATGTCTCAGAGGATTGTTCCTCAACCTTTATTTTCAATAGAATCTCTACCTCCACAGACCAGGAATCCCCAGGACTTCCCCCTCCACTTCCTCAGGCCCTGCCTGAGATCCAGCCTCAACCCCAGCCTCAACCCCAGCCCCTACCTCCCACTCAAGTCCAGCCTGAGACCTACCTTCAGTCCCCACTCCCAATCCTGCCATCTAGTCCTCTACCCCAGATTAAGAGCTGTGGAGTGTGTTTTCATAGACCCCAGAATGAGTTGGAGTCTCTCATCCCCTCTGAAATTCAAGACCTAGAATGGAATGTTTTGCAGAAGCAACAGGCAAGTTTGTGGGGTTTACCCGCTGTGGTTCAAAGATCCCATGAGGCCTTTTGTCCTTCGGCTCCTAACTTGTCTAACCGCCGGGCCTTCCAGGCCCATGGTGCAGTCTCTATCCTTCCTGGACAGTTTCCTCTCAGTGATGAGCTTCGTAAGAAACTAGAGCATCACCTCCGAAAGAGGCTCATCCAGCACCGGTGGGGCCTTCCCCGCAGGATCCATGAGTCTCTATCACTGATGAGGCCTCCGAAGAATTTTTCAAACATACCTGAGGTGGGGCACTATCGTAGACTCCAACAGACCTCTAAGAGTCAGAGTAGCAACACTCTAAATGTTGGGTTGAGCCAACCTGAAAGCTTCCATGAGGGGGACTCAGAAATGCTTCAGCTAGAGGACCCCTTTGGGAAGGATCTGGGAAACAACCCAGAGAATGGGCCAAAAGATCATCTGTTGAGTGACCCAGAGAGCTCTTCAGATAAGGATATGGGGTATGATGCTGAGGAAGAACTTATGAGCCCACCCGAGAATACATCAAGGGCATCTGTGGAGAGACTAGGCCAAAGGCAACTTGAAAATGTCCTCAGAATACATCTGAGCAAAAAGTTGGAGGAAATCAATGAGGGTCAGCTCCCCGGGACCGTGCATAGTTCATGGCATACTATGAATCAGACATTGCTTCATCCTGAGAAATCCCACACTGAAATACAACAGAGAGTTCTGCCACCATCAGTGGGTGGGGAATATTGCCTGAATACCTCCCGGGAGCTTTCCTTCATTGAATCCAATGCACAGCAGATGCCGGAGTCCCATATTAAACAATGCCATCATAGAATGGTAGAGGGCCTTCCCCCTAAGGACCTTGAATCCATAGCTATCTTTAAATTGAAAGAGGCCCCATCCCAGTCCTTATCCCATTCGAACCTGGCCTGCTCAACCAACCTGATTTCTGGGTCCAACTCAAAATCTGGGGACTTCAAGTCCCTTAGAGGAAGCTCTAAATCTCTCCATGGAGACAAAGTGGGAACAGCAAATTCAGCCCCCATCCTGGGTCATTCTTTCCCTGCCACCTCAACTGTGGGCAAGGAAGGACAGGGAATCCCAGCAAAATCACCGCATCCTATCAACCATGGGCTTGCAGAGGAAGTTCAGGAAATGAAGGATGGCAGACAGACTCTTCAACCTATCAGACAGAGCAGCATAGGCAAAGCAAGCCAGACACAGACTGTACCAGCCAACAGATGGCCCTCAAAGCAGCCCGCAAGGCAAGCTGGCACCAGGCATGAGACAAAGGATAAGACCGTAAATCCCAGCGATAGAGTCAAGATGCAACAGGACAAAATGGTGGTGAATCCAGAACCTGTTTCTGTGCCCAAAGTGTCCAGGGAGTCATTCAGGGTTGAGGAGCCAGATGGGCGTCAATCAAAACCTAGAGATATCTTGACAACCAGCCAGCCAGGAAGCCCCCAAATGATAAATGTGAATGCAAATGAGGACAAACGTACTGTGACCATTAAAAGCCACCCACCAAACATATCAATTCCCCAGGATCCTAATTTAACAGAACAGCTGTATAAGGAATTAAAGCTTAAATTGGAGCAAAGACAGCAGAGGTGGGCCCAGAGCAAAGACAACGACCTGCCCCCCTCGACTTCCAAGGCCTCTCTGACTCATGACCAGGAGGACTCCAGTGGGGACATGGGAGCTTCCCAGGTGCTTCACGTCCGTGTGCAGGACACAGGAATTAGCACGGAACAGCAGCAGGATACTTGGGTCCCTAAGCATGTCTTAAGGAAGCACCAGCACAAGAATCTCCCACCAGCTACAGAGACAGTGAGCCCTCCGTGTTCCAAAGCACAAGAGTTTGGTGGAGGGGATGCAGGGTTGGGGACATCCCAGCCTATAAGGAAGAGTTGCCCTCCCCGGGACGTGGCACTGGTGGAGAAGCCTGGGAGCCAATCCTCCCGCACCCTATCACAGAAAGGTCAGCCTCCCCGTGAAagcctttttagaaaaaaagtgaagGCTATTTTACAATGGCTTAATCCTGGCAGAAAGtgcaaaagacaagaaaactccCAGGAAAAGGGCATCCTGCCATGTGTGCAAAGCAGAGGCATGGTTCAAGGTAGAGCTGCCTTTACTGGGAGGACCGAAGCTCAGAAACTCAGGAAAGATGGTGGGAAGTTCTTAGAAGAGAAGATGGGGCACCGGCATGCTACAGATAGCGCCTGTCCTCAACAGCCCCTTCTGTCCTCAGCCAAGTTTGGGAAAACTCGGAAGGAAGCACAAGTGCAGGCCCAGGCACAGCCTGCCCAGGGGCCTCCTCTCAGCTACAGGGCTCCCTCCTGTAAAGAGAGAAATACCAAGTCCTGTCACCAACAAGCTGTCTTTGTGGGCCACAGCCATTGTCCAAGTATTACACAGATCAGGGACAAGGGCAGACACCGGCAGGAAGCTGTGGCACTTAAGGGCCAGCTGCTGTGTCAGAACCATCGCCTGTCTGTGCCCCACAGGGAGCCTGTGCCCCACCCACACTGCACCTGCAGGCATCAAGCTGGCCAGGGGTTCCagccactctcaccactgctaaAGGCACGGTATTTGGAGATCTGTGTCTATCATTTAGACAGAAAACCCTTGTCCAGAATTTCAAGAGGGGGAAATTTCGCAGCCCGAATCCCATAA
- the LOC122233022 gene encoding spermatogenesis-associated protein 31D4-like isoform X1, which yields MLCFGSTCFETDPNFTFLYGLGLLLLFLCYLMGIPFPTGNTKPIQKRQGRAKRRRKGGTPKGWKCLQREEEEIRKLMCNIRSPLGRQRDTIHFRQLLCPDPFCEVCNNTTAEINRMLYPEALEDATPLGSTAPVTDSLFTSSPAFSADPPGDLISASLPEPSLPLASTFPPNPMTPLADYVPLSPPDHSWPPQPCPPLESDFPEDHFPPQPLAVSPLPPCDAQTVDPVVQPEAKLSLNTIFSLDSPVSQDVNSLSELSQTKNPTETCACHHAPPTLSVSPPPDSTLTVAQSKSVSITLKPVPENSSPDGPVGLSTHIPTTTGTDHASSCVSDFSWCKTHAKEFFPSTLAQCDFSQEILALRSEASSRGDPVPYVVEPGSLSFLSPEVLALLEKQVQKRSDFLIWKGKKGSFPKQLRPDYTLNSLGKMSESVAAQPDLAASLPFWNSKDKSKELHVHQQPPYPTTLVEVHLQPTPLQLFWGLPTLDTESLPPVAHVSEDCSSTFIFNRISTSTDQESPGLPPPLPQALPEIQPQPQPQPQPLPPTQVQPETYLQSPLPILPSSPLPQIKSCGVCFHRPQNELESLIPSEIQDLEWNVLQKQQASLWGLPAVVQRSHEAFCPSAPNLSNRRAFQAHGAVSILPGQFPLSDELRKKLEHHLRKRLIQHRWGLPRRIHESLSLMRPPKNFSNIPEVGHYRRLQQTSKSQSSNTLNVGLSQPESFHEGDSEMLQLEDPFGKDLGNNPENGPKDHLLSDPESSSDKDMGYDAEEELMSPPENTSRASVERLGQRQLENVLRIHLSKKLEEINEGQLPGTVHSSWHTMNQTLLHPEKSHTEIQQRVLPPSVGGEYCLNTSRELSFIESNAQQMPESHIKQCHHRMVEGLPPKDLESIAIFKLKEAPSQSLSHSNLACSTNLISGSNSKSGDFKSLRGSSKSLHGDKVGTANSAPILGHSFPATSTVGKEGQGIPAKSPHPINHGLAEEVQEMKDGRQTLQPIRQSSIGKASQTQTVPANRWPSKQPARQAGTRHETKDKTVNPSDRVKMQQDKMVVNPEPVSVPKVSRESFRVEEPDGRQSKPRDILTTSQPGSPQMINVNANEDKRTVTIKSHPPNISIPQDPNLTEQLYKELKLKLEQRQQRWAQSKDNDLPPSTSKASLTHDQEDSSGDMGASQVLHVRVQDTGISTEQQQDTWVPKHVLRKHQHKNLPPATETVSPPCSKAQEFGGGDAGLGTSQPIRKSCPPRDVALVEKPGSQSSRTLSQKGQPPRESLFRKKVKAILQWLNPGRKCKRQENSQEKGILPCVQSRGMVQGRAAFTGRTEAQKLRKDGGKFLEEKMGHRHATDSACPQQPLLSSAKFGKTRKEAQVQAQAQPAQGPPLSYRAPSCKERNTKSCHQQAVFVGHSHCPSITQIRDKGRHRQEAVALKGQLLCQNHRLSVPHREPVPHPHCTCRHQAGQGFQPLSPLLKARYLEICVYHLDRKPLSRISRGGNFAARIP from the exons ATGTTGTGCTTTGGCTCAACATGCTTCGAGACTGACCCCAACTTCACCTTCTTGTATGGGTTGGGGTTGCTTCTTCTGTTCCTGTGCTACCTGATGGGGATTCCATTTCCAACTGGGAACACCAAACCCATCCAAAAG cgtcagggcagagccaagaggaggaggaaaggcgGTACACCGAAAG GTTGGAAATGCcttcagagagaagaggaagagataaggAAGCTGATGTGTAATATAAGGAG CCCCCTAGGCCGGCAACGTGATACAATCCACTTTCGTCAACTGTTATGTCCAGACCCCTTCTGTGAGGTGTGTAATAACACAACTGCTGAGATCAATCGGATGCTGTACCCAGAGGCCCTCGAAGATGCTACTCCCTTGGGGTCCACAGCTCCTGTGACTGACTCATTGTTCACTTCATCCCCTGCCTTCTCAGCAGACCCTCCAGGAGACCTAATATCAGCTTCTCTGCCTGAGCCTTCCCTGCCACTTGCCTCCACCTTCCCACCTAACCCAATGACCCCCTTGGCTGACTATGTTCCACTCTCACCACCGGATCACTCTTGGCCACCACAGCCTTGTCCTCCCTTGGAATCTGATTTCCCTGAGGACCATTTCCCACCCCAACCCCTTGCCGTTTCCCCTCTCCCACCGTGTGATGCTCAGACAGTGGACCCTGTTGTTCAACCAGAGGCCAAATTGTCTCTAAATACCATCTTCTCTCTTGACTCCCCCGTTTCCCAAGATGTCAACTCCTTATCGGAGTTGTCCCAGACAAAGAATCCCACTGAGACCTGTGCTTGTCATCATGCACCACCAACCCTGTCTGTTTCACCACCACCAGACAGCACTTTAACTGTGGCTCAATCTAAATCAGTTTCCATCACCTTGAAGCCTGTTCCGGAGAACTCATCTCCAGATGGCCCTGTTGGATTGTCCACTCATATCCCAACAACCACAGGCACTGACCATGCAAGCTCATGTGTCTCAGACTTCTCTTGGTGCAAAACTCATGCCAAAGAGTTCTTCCCTTCTACCTTGGCTCAATGTGATTTCAGCCAAGAGATTCTTGCCCTCCGTTCTGAGGCTTCTTCCAGGGGAGACCCTGTGCCCTACGTTGTAGAGCCTGGCAGCCTGTCTTTCCTCAGCCCTGAAGTCCTGGCACTTCTGGAGAAACAAGTCCAAAAGAGGAGTGATTTCTTGatatggaagggaaagaagggttCTTTTCCAAAACAACTCAGGCCAGACTACACACTaaattctttgggaaaaatgtCAGAGTCAGTTGCTGCCCAGCCTGACTTGGcagcctcccttcctttctggaaCAGCAAAGACAAATCAAAGGAGCTACATGTGCATCAGCAGCCCCCCTATCCTACAACCTTGGTAGAGGTCCATTTACAGCCAACACCTTTGCAGCTCTTCTGGGGTCTCCCAACTCTGGATACTGAGTCTTTGCCCCCTGTTGCCCATGTCTCAGAGGATTGTTCCTCAACCTTTATTTTCAATAGAATCTCTACCTCCACAGACCAGGAATCCCCAGGACTTCCCCCTCCACTTCCTCAGGCCCTGCCTGAGATCCAGCCTCAACCCCAGCCTCAACCCCAGCCCCTACCTCCCACTCAAGTCCAGCCTGAGACCTACCTTCAGTCCCCACTCCCAATCCTGCCATCTAGTCCTCTACCCCAGATTAAGAGCTGTGGAGTGTGTTTTCATAGACCCCAGAATGAGTTGGAGTCTCTCATCCCCTCTGAAATTCAAGACCTAGAATGGAATGTTTTGCAGAAGCAACAGGCAAGTTTGTGGGGTTTACCCGCTGTGGTTCAAAGATCCCATGAGGCCTTTTGTCCTTCGGCTCCTAACTTGTCTAACCGCCGGGCCTTCCAGGCCCATGGTGCAGTCTCTATCCTTCCTGGACAGTTTCCTCTCAGTGATGAGCTTCGTAAGAAACTAGAGCATCACCTCCGAAAGAGGCTCATCCAGCACCGGTGGGGCCTTCCCCGCAGGATCCATGAGTCTCTATCACTGATGAGGCCTCCGAAGAATTTTTCAAACATACCTGAGGTGGGGCACTATCGTAGACTCCAACAGACCTCTAAGAGTCAGAGTAGCAACACTCTAAATGTTGGGTTGAGCCAACCTGAAAGCTTCCATGAGGGGGACTCAGAAATGCTTCAGCTAGAGGACCCCTTTGGGAAGGATCTGGGAAACAACCCAGAGAATGGGCCAAAAGATCATCTGTTGAGTGACCCAGAGAGCTCTTCAGATAAGGATATGGGGTATGATGCTGAGGAAGAACTTATGAGCCCACCCGAGAATACATCAAGGGCATCTGTGGAGAGACTAGGCCAAAGGCAACTTGAAAATGTCCTCAGAATACATCTGAGCAAAAAGTTGGAGGAAATCAATGAGGGTCAGCTCCCCGGGACCGTGCATAGTTCATGGCATACTATGAATCAGACATTGCTTCATCCTGAGAAATCCCACACTGAAATACAACAGAGAGTTCTGCCACCATCAGTGGGTGGGGAATATTGCCTGAATACCTCCCGGGAGCTTTCCTTCATTGAATCCAATGCACAGCAGATGCCGGAGTCCCATATTAAACAATGCCATCATAGAATGGTAGAGGGCCTTCCCCCTAAGGACCTTGAATCCATAGCTATCTTTAAATTGAAAGAGGCCCCATCCCAGTCCTTATCCCATTCGAACCTGGCCTGCTCAACCAACCTGATTTCTGGGTCCAACTCAAAATCTGGGGACTTCAAGTCCCTTAGAGGAAGCTCTAAATCTCTCCATGGAGACAAAGTGGGAACAGCAAATTCAGCCCCCATCCTGGGTCATTCTTTCCCTGCCACCTCAACTGTGGGCAAGGAAGGACAGGGAATCCCAGCAAAATCACCGCATCCTATCAACCATGGGCTTGCAGAGGAAGTTCAGGAAATGAAGGATGGCAGACAGACTCTTCAACCTATCAGACAGAGCAGCATAGGCAAAGCAAGCCAGACACAGACTGTACCAGCCAACAGATGGCCCTCAAAGCAGCCCGCAAGGCAAGCTGGCACCAGGCATGAGACAAAGGATAAGACCGTAAATCCCAGCGATAGAGTCAAGATGCAACAGGACAAAATGGTGGTGAATCCAGAACCTGTTTCTGTGCCCAAAGTGTCCAGGGAGTCATTCAGGGTTGAGGAGCCAGATGGGCGTCAATCAAAACCTAGAGATATCTTGACAACCAGCCAGCCAGGAAGCCCCCAAATGATAAATGTGAATGCAAATGAGGACAAACGTACTGTGACCATTAAAAGCCACCCACCAAACATATCAATTCCCCAGGATCCTAATTTAACAGAACAGCTGTATAAGGAATTAAAGCTTAAATTGGAGCAAAGACAGCAGAGGTGGGCCCAGAGCAAAGACAACGACCTGCCCCCCTCGACTTCCAAGGCCTCTCTGACTCATGACCAGGAGGACTCCAGTGGGGACATGGGAGCTTCCCAGGTGCTTCACGTCCGTGTGCAGGACACAGGAATTAGCACGGAACAGCAGCAGGATACTTGGGTCCCTAAGCATGTCTTAAGGAAGCACCAGCACAAGAATCTCCCACCAGCTACAGAGACAGTGAGCCCTCCGTGTTCCAAAGCACAAGAGTTTGGTGGAGGGGATGCAGGGTTGGGGACATCCCAGCCTATAAGGAAGAGTTGCCCTCCCCGGGACGTGGCACTGGTGGAGAAGCCTGGGAGCCAATCCTCCCGCACCCTATCACAGAAAGGTCAGCCTCCCCGTGAAagcctttttagaaaaaaagtgaagGCTATTTTACAATGGCTTAATCCTGGCAGAAAGtgcaaaagacaagaaaactccCAGGAAAAGGGCATCCTGCCATGTGTGCAAAGCAGAGGCATGGTTCAAGGTAGAGCTGCCTTTACTGGGAGGACCGAAGCTCAGAAACTCAGGAAAGATGGTGGGAAGTTCTTAGAAGAGAAGATGGGGCACCGGCATGCTACAGATAGCGCCTGTCCTCAACAGCCCCTTCTGTCCTCAGCCAAGTTTGGGAAAACTCGGAAGGAAGCACAAGTGCAGGCCCAGGCACAGCCTGCCCAGGGGCCTCCTCTCAGCTACAGGGCTCCCTCCTGTAAAGAGAGAAATACCAAGTCCTGTCACCAACAAGCTGTCTTTGTGGGCCACAGCCATTGTCCAAGTATTACACAGATCAGGGACAAGGGCAGACACCGGCAGGAAGCTGTGGCACTTAAGGGCCAGCTGCTGTGTCAGAACCATCGCCTGTCTGTGCCCCACAGGGAGCCTGTGCCCCACCCACACTGCACCTGCAGGCATCAAGCTGGCCAGGGGTTCCagccactctcaccactgctaaAGGCACGGTATTTGGAGATCTGTGTCTATCATTTAGACAGAAAACCCTTGTCCAGAATTTCAAGAGGGGGAAATTTCGCAGCCCGAATCCCATAA